The region ATTTCTGATATAATTAAGCTAACTTCTTACCAAAAATCATGTTTTAGGGCAGAGAAAACAGGCCACTGGAGTTTCGTGTGCGAGACTAAATTCCACCGGCCACATTCAAAAAATGTGAAAAGTTAACTTCCAGTCCGACAGCAGATTTAAGTAAGTTAGTTAACGGTTGTAGCGAATCAGCTTAGGTGTCAGATTGACCTCGTCAGGGACAATGCGCCTAAGCTGAAGTCCTTTTAAGGTGTCTTCGCCAAATGATTCTAGAGCCAGATTATATGGCGTTTCACCACCCAGACTCTCCCGTGGTGTGGAATTGATATGATTAACAATCAGATTCACGTCCCATTGAGTTAGAAATTCAAAGCTGGTTCCTTTTGGAAGCACCATGCGAAGCATGGTATGAACATTTTCAACGCCCCCCTTCTGACCGCTACGCATTGGATCACAGTAGTAAAGATTACAGCGCTGAATTTCATTGATCCCAGTCTCCAGGCCTATAGGATCGCCAAATTCGGAGCCACGGTCAGTTAATACGTATTGGAATAAGGAAACGAATTCATAGGTTCCCAGTCGTTTCTCAAGCTGATCAAATACAAGTCGTACGGCGCCTTTGGTACATCGGTTCATCAGGAATGCAAGAAAAAGTTTTTCCTTTGTAAAGTAGAACGTCAGCAGAGTCTTTTTAGATTCACGGGAAGAATGAACCGTGTCCATTTCTGCAAAGTATTCAAGATCCAAAGACTGAAAATCAAGATAGGTTCTGTTGACAAAAACAGAGCGATCCGTAATCTGTGTCTTGTGGCATTTTCGCGGTTTGAACTTAGGTTTACGCTTTAAATCTACATTTCTGGCGGAAAACAGACCCTTGTCAATGTAGGTATAGATTGTGCGGACAGACATATCCAGTTCCGGATGATTTATGGAGATCTGATAGGGAGACTGCCCCTGCTCAATTAGAGGAGTAACAATCATATCTTTTTGATGCAGTTCGTGCTTTGTCATGCAGATACCGTTTCTGGAATTGGTGAGTAACTCATGATATTTGCGGTCAGCAAACCGTGCATTGTATGTGTATTTGTGAGCAATGGTGCAGTGAGAGATCTTTTTGTCGCAGCCATTGCAAACGTAGGGAGCTTTATCCAGTCGGGAGCAGCGTTCCTTCACAAAATCCCGGCAGGTTTGATTACAGGTCGGACAGGAAGCACATTTGATCCCGCAGACAAGAATCTTTTTGCAGACATTTACTTTTCGACAGCTAAACCTGTAAATGCAGAAGTTCTTGGTATTGTAAAAGGTGCCTTTATGATACCAGTCAGAGGAACGCCTGGCCTTCACTTCCTTAGAGATGGTGGTTGGATCTTTGCACAGGTATTTTGCAATATCTTTAAAAGTATGATTTTGATTTAAAGAGTTTTCAATAAAAACACGATCCTTCAGAGTGAGATGCTTCTGGTTACCAGGAATATATTTACTCATAAAATCTCCTTCTACTGCTGTCAGAAGGAGTTATAAAGATACCATGTATGTATGAAAGAGTAAATATAAACTGTGCAGAGGTAAACTCTACCTGGGTAAATGGTAGTGGAATTTACTTTTTCAATTTTCAAACCCAGGATCTATTTCAAATGGGGCTGTACAAAAACAGGAGTATTTGATAAAATATAGCCATATGCGGAATATGACGCAGGCAGTGCCAAAACAGGCATACCTTTATGCCCAGAACTCATGGGCAATAGAGAGGAAAGGAAAAAAATATGAAAAATCCGGTTGTAACGATTACAATGGAT is a window of [Clostridium] saccharolyticum WM1 DNA encoding:
- a CDS encoding IS30 family transposase: MSKYIPGNQKHLTLKDRVFIENSLNQNHTFKDIAKYLCKDPTTISKEVKARRSSDWYHKGTFYNTKNFCIYRFSCRKVNVCKKILVCGIKCASCPTCNQTCRDFVKERCSRLDKAPYVCNGCDKKISHCTIAHKYTYNARFADRKYHELLTNSRNGICMTKHELHQKDMIVTPLIEQGQSPYQISINHPELDMSVRTIYTYIDKGLFSARNVDLKRKPKFKPRKCHKTQITDRSVFVNRTYLDFQSLDLEYFAEMDTVHSSRESKKTLLTFYFTKEKLFLAFLMNRCTKGAVRLVFDQLEKRLGTYEFVSLFQYVLTDRGSEFGDPIGLETGINEIQRCNLYYCDPMRSGQKGGVENVHTMLRMVLPKGTSFEFLTQWDVNLIVNHINSTPRESLGGETPYNLALESFGEDTLKGLQLRRIVPDEVNLTPKLIRYNR